The segment TAAAATCGCTTTATCAAGAAAACTTAGTCTGCTTTAACTTCGAGCAAAACTGTTGGAAATGGGATATTGCTGCTCTGCAAAACATTGAGATTACTGAGAATGTTGTAGAGCTGATGATTGGTCAAATTCAAAGACTGGTGGAGCCGACCCAAGATGCTTTAAAGCTAGCTGCTTGTATTGGCAATGAATTTACCCTGGATGTTTTAGCGATCGCTCATCAAAAATCCGAGATAGAAACAGCGGCAGATTTGTGGCCAGCCCTAGAAGCAAGCTTAGTTTCTCCACTCAACAGCTTCTACAAAATCCCTCTAGCTTATAGCTCTGACGCAATAGATGGGGTGTTCAAGGAAACTAATAGTTCCAATCCTGCAACTGCTTTAACTACTTCAGATTCAACTGTATATAAGTTTCTGCATGACCGAGTGCAGCAAGCGGCTTATTCTCTCATCCCAGAGTCTCAAAAACAAAGAACTCACTTAAAAATTGGTCAGTTACTACTACAGAATTCAACTCCTGAAGAGCAAAAAGAAAATATTTTTGCTTTAGTTAATCAGCTCAACTATGGCATCAATTTGCTTAGTGCAGAGACAGAAAAATATGAGTTAGCTGCCCTTAATTTAACTGCTGGACAGAAGGCAAAAGCATCGGTTGCCTATGAGTCTGCCATTCGTTATTTAAGCGCAGGTTTGGGATTGTTGGCAACAAATAGCTGGCAAAATCAGTACGAATTATCTTTAGCTCTTTACGAAGCAGCTACAGAGACTGCTTACCTCAACGGCAACTTTGCACAGATGCAGGAATGGGCCACTACTGTCCTGCAAAAAGCTAAAGTTCCCACTGACAAAATGAAGGTTTATGAAGTTAGAATTCAAGCTTGCATGGCCCAAGTTCAACCGCTTGAAGCCGTCAAAATAGGATTGCAAGCCTTGGAACTATTAGGGGTAAAGTTACCTGAATCACCTACCCCCTCTAACATTGAGCAGATGCTGGCTAAAACTACTACTAGTTTGACTGGTAGAAATATTGAAGATTTGATCAATCTGCCTTTAATGACAGAAGTAGAGAAGCTAGCTGCTATACGCATGCTTACAAGTATGGGTTCTCCTACTTATCAAGCAGCACCCGCCCTCTTTCCATTAGTTACCTGCGAACAGGTTATTCTATCGATTCAATATGGTAATGCACCTTTTTCCAGTTATGGATATGTTTGTTATAGCGTCCTCCTCAATGGAGTATTTTCAGATATTGAATCGGCTTATAAATTCGGTAGATTAGCTTTAAGTTTGGTAGAGCGTTTCAACACTTTAGAACTAAAAACAAGCATATTTTTTATTGCGGGAGCTTGCACAATGCATGGCAAGGTTCATGTTAAAGAAACTCTACAGCTACTCCAAGATGCATACTTGCACGGGTTAGAGAACGGACAGTTTGAGTATGGTTGCTATGCTGCCATGCAGAGATGCCAACATTTATACTTCGTTGGTCAAGAATTGCCGAAGCTAGAACAGGAAATGGTAACTCTTAGTGCTGCTTTTGCCCAGCTCAACCAAGAAAATACCCTCGCCTGGAATCAAATATTTCAACAGTCAGTTTTCAACTTACTGCAACCTACAACAAATTCCTATCGTTTAGTCGGTGAAGTGTATGACGAAGATTACTCATTGCCCCTGCTTCAGAAGGCCAATTCTAGGACTACTCTCCACTACTTTTATCTCAATAAGCTGATTCTTTGTTATTTATTTGGAGAATACCAAAAAGCTCTAGAGAATGCCGATTTAGCCGAACAGTATTTAGATGGAGTACGAGCATTTCTAGTAGTACCAGTCTGTCATTTCTATGATTCTTTGGCACAACTCAGCATTTATCCATCGGCATCGCAGGCTCAACAATCTCACCTTTTGAGCAAAGTAGATAGTAATCAGGAGAAGATGCGTAACTGGGCCGCTCATGCCCCAATGAACTTTCAGCATAAATATGAGCTAGTAGAAGCAGAAAAAGCGCGAGTTTTAGGGCAAATTGCTGAGGCTAGAGAGTTATATGATCAGGCGATCGCTGGAGCTAAAGAACATGGATATCTCCAAGAAGAAGCTCTCGCCAATGAACGAGCCGCAGAGTTCTACTTTTCACTGGGTCGGAATAAGTTTGCTCAGGAATACTTAAGCGAAGCCTACTATGGCTATGTACGCTGGGGGGCGATCGCTAAAGTTAAACACCTAGAAGCAAAATATATAGATGTTTTCGCTCGTACCCAGCAGCGAGGTAGCTCCCAACTTACTAAACAGCAAACCCATCGCTCTACCAGTGGTGATCATACCCAAACACTGGATTTAGCCACCATCCTCAAGGCATCTCAAGTACTTTCCAGTGAGATTGTTTTGACGAGGCTGCTAGAGAAACTCATGCAGATTGTGATGGAAAATGCAGGTGCAGAACTAGGATTATTACTATTAGAGCAAGCAGGAGAGTTAGAGGTTGCAGCCTTTGGCAGCACTAGCAGAGATGTTTTGGCATGGCAATCTCAGATCACAACCGCCATTGAAGATCCAGTTGCCCAGTATCCCTATCCCACGTCAATCATCAATTATGTTGCTAGAACCCATGAGCCTGTTGTGCTCCATGATGCGGGCTGTGAAGGAGCTTTCACCTCAGATGCATATATTAGAAAATATCAACCTAAGTCAGTTTTATGTTCACCAATTCTGCATCAAGGTAAGCTAACTGGGACTCTTTATTTAGAAAACAATCTAACGACTGGAGCCTTTACTTCAGAACGCTTAGAAGTTTTACAGTTACTTGCTTCTCAAGCCGCCATTTCGATTGAGAATGCTCGTCTTTACGCTGACTTGGAAGAAGCGAATCGGACTTTAGAAACCAAAGTTGAGGAACGAACTTTAGACTTGCAGCAGGAAATTCGCGATCGCCAACGGGCAGAAGAAGTAGCTGAAGCGGCTAGTCGGGCTAAAAGCGAGTTTCTCGCAAACATGAGTCATGAACTGAGAACTCCGCTCAATGGCATTTTAGGATATGCTCAGATTCTCAAGAAGAATAAAGCTTTAACAGAGTCGCAAAAGAATGGTTTGAGCGTGATTCATCAATGTGGAGAGCATCTACTGATGTTGATCAACGACGTCTTAGACCTTTCCAAAATAGAAGCTCGCAAGATGGAACTCTACTTCAGTGATGTCTTGTTCTCAGAGTTTTTGGCAGGAGTTGTAGAGATTTGCCGCATTCGAGCTGAGCAAAAGGGAATATTATTCACCTACAAACCGCTTCCTCCCCTCCCCCGGTTGGTGCGAATGGATGAGAAGCGTTTGCGGCAAGTTCTGATTAACTTATTAGGAAATGCAATTAAATTTACGGAAAACGGTGGCGTAACTTTCAAAGTCGGTTATGTCAGCAGTTTTTCATCTTTAGGCAATGAATTACTCCCTCCAACCCCAAATACTTCATCCAACACTCCACTGGCTGCGG is part of the Trichocoleus sp. FACHB-46 genome and harbors:
- a CDS encoding hybrid sensor histidine kinase/response regulator translates to MTIAGYKLLEVIYEGTNTVIYRASKQPKHRSVIIKTLKAEHPSVEELATLRHEFKILQSLEIDGVLKPIALENYHNGLALILPDFSGQSLSEYFNEYCDRQALDLTQFLQIAVQLAEILAQLHQQHILHKDIKPQNILIHPETKQVKIIDFSIASRLSRENQVANQLNLLEGSLAYMSPEQTGRMNRAIDYRADFYSLGVTFYELLTGQLPYQGTDPLELIHCHIAKAPISPREINPAIPPAIADIVMKLLAKTAEERYQSGLGLKADLETCLQQLQTSGEIAPFKVGELDSFSQFSIPQKLYGRDREVGLLMNAFARIACPKDNQPRAEMMLVSGYSGIGKSSLVNEVHKPIAEQRGYFISGKFDQFKRNIPYASLIRAFQELVQQILTESDEKIRVWRTKLSEALGGNAQVIIDVIPEVVRIMGPQPPVPELGPAELQNRFHRVFKQFIRVFSQAEHPLVVFLDDLQWADLPSLNLLESIISDPSTQYLLLIGAYRDNEVSATHPLMHTLKQIQQAGASINQIILQPLTVSHVNQLVADTLRTTPDEIAALAALIFEKTQGNPFFSTQLLKSLYQENLVCFNFEQNCWKWDIAALQNIEITENVVELMIGQIQRLVEPTQDALKLAACIGNEFTLDVLAIAHQKSEIETAADLWPALEASLVSPLNSFYKIPLAYSSDAIDGVFKETNSSNPATALTTSDSTVYKFLHDRVQQAAYSLIPESQKQRTHLKIGQLLLQNSTPEEQKENIFALVNQLNYGINLLSAETEKYELAALNLTAGQKAKASVAYESAIRYLSAGLGLLATNSWQNQYELSLALYEAATETAYLNGNFAQMQEWATTVLQKAKVPTDKMKVYEVRIQACMAQVQPLEAVKIGLQALELLGVKLPESPTPSNIEQMLAKTTTSLTGRNIEDLINLPLMTEVEKLAAIRMLTSMGSPTYQAAPALFPLVTCEQVILSIQYGNAPFSSYGYVCYSVLLNGVFSDIESAYKFGRLALSLVERFNTLELKTSIFFIAGACTMHGKVHVKETLQLLQDAYLHGLENGQFEYGCYAAMQRCQHLYFVGQELPKLEQEMVTLSAAFAQLNQENTLAWNQIFQQSVFNLLQPTTNSYRLVGEVYDEDYSLPLLQKANSRTTLHYFYLNKLILCYLFGEYQKALENADLAEQYLDGVRAFLVVPVCHFYDSLAQLSIYPSASQAQQSHLLSKVDSNQEKMRNWAAHAPMNFQHKYELVEAEKARVLGQIAEARELYDQAIAGAKEHGYLQEEALANERAAEFYFSLGRNKFAQEYLSEAYYGYVRWGAIAKVKHLEAKYIDVFARTQQRGSSQLTKQQTHRSTSGDHTQTLDLATILKASQVLSSEIVLTRLLEKLMQIVMENAGAELGLLLLEQAGELEVAAFGSTSRDVLAWQSQITTAIEDPVAQYPYPTSIINYVARTHEPVVLHDAGCEGAFTSDAYIRKYQPKSVLCSPILHQGKLTGTLYLENNLTTGAFTSERLEVLQLLASQAAISIENARLYADLEEANRTLETKVEERTLDLQQEIRDRQRAEEVAEAASRAKSEFLANMSHELRTPLNGILGYAQILKKNKALTESQKNGLSVIHQCGEHLLMLINDVLDLSKIEARKMELYFSDVLFSEFLAGVVEICRIRAEQKGILFTYKPLPPLPRLVRMDEKRLRQVLINLLGNAIKFTENGGVTFKVGYVSSFSSLGNELLPPTPNTSSNTPLAAGKLESSQVPNATTLRFLIEDTGIGITPAHLQEIFLPFRQVSEHYRQTEGTGLGLSISRQLVQLMGSDIQVQSASGQGSSFWIDLDLTEASHLSDATRCDRSICGYKGDRRKIMVIDDKEENRLVLINLLRPLGFQVLEETNGREGLRKAYEFEPDVILMDLVMPGMDGFEATRQIRLSPVLQHIVVIATSASIFAMDRQQSQEVGCNDFLPKPIREAELLERLSHHLKLEWIYEEAEGESLASGLETRDILQETEQNPSTNISDIADPSRQAIAAGSLSHSSVEASDSPSASLVAPSAEEISALLHLAMMGDLKALTERAARLELLDPQFLPFATHLRQLAKGFKMRQIIEFIKQFQQPQ